The window ACCTCGTCGAACTCGATGACGATCGCTCCCGCGAGTGGTTGCGACAGCGTCGATGCGATCGCCCGCTGGATCGCAGACTCGTCGTCGCTCTCCACGACCGCGATGAGGATGACGTAGTCCGCCGCCCGCGCGGCCTCCTCGATGCCCTGCAGTGTCGCCGCGTATCCGAACCGGATCGTGTTGCGCGCCAGCACGGCCACAGTGGACCGCTTGCCGCTGACCAGCGCCTGCGCCGCGGCGTTCGGCCGATAGTCCAGTTCCCGGACGGCGGCCATCACCTTCTCGCGCAGCCGCGCGCTGACGGGCGTGCGCCCCGAGATCACCCGCGACACCGTCGAGACGCTCACGCCGGCGCGTGCAGCCACGTCGATGAGGCCGGCCGGGCGATGCTCGAAGGTCATCCCCACAGGCTAGCCACGTGGATCGGCGCCGACCGCATCCGCGCCGGTGCGGATTCGGCGGCGCCGGCGGGCACGGTGCGCTGCCGACTGCGGTCGGGCCGCGCCCGAACTCCTGCATATCGAGCCCCCGCGCCGCCCGCTAGCCCGACCCGCGCCGCATGCACAGGAGTTCGGGCGCCGCGACAACGCCGCCCGCCCGGCAACGCCGCCCGCGCGGCACCCTCCCCGGCAAACGGCACCTGCGACGCAGCTCGGGTACTCCGCCCGGGCACGACGAAACGGGGCGGGCCCCGAAGGACCCGCCCCGCCCGTTCCGCACGACTCAGGCGCGGCGGCGTGTCCGGGAGACCAGCAGCACCAGCGCCCCCACAGCGAGCAGGCCCGAGGCCAGCAGAGCCCAGGGCAGCGGGTTCACACCCGTCGCGGGCAGCGACGCGGTCACCGGCGCACCGGGCGCGGCCACGACGAGCGCCGAGGTCGCGACGGCGGTGGACCCGTCCAAGCCGAAGCCGATGGCCACCAGGGTGTGCTCACCGGGAGCGAGGTCCGTGGGAACCGTGACCGGGAACGAAGCGGTGCCGTCGGCATCCGTCACCGCCGCACCCAGCAGGGTGGGCGTGGAGTACGCGAAGGCCTGCACGTTCGATCCCCCGAGGAAGCCGGAAGCCTCAACGGTGACCTTCTGCCCCGGCGTGACCGAGCTCACGAGGTTGCCCGACGCGTCCACGAAGCGCACGCTCGTGCCTGCGGTCGCCGCGGGCACCGTCTCGGGCGCCGCACTGGAGAGCACGGATGCGGATGCGGACACCGCCGGCTCGGCCGATCCGACCGACGTGGACGCCACGACCGAGAAGGTCATCGCTCCGGCCGGAAGACCCGTGATCACGCACGAGGTCTCGGTGGTGGTGCAGCTCTGGCCGCTCGGCACAGCGGTGACGGTGTAGCTGACGGGACCCGCGCCGCCGTCGTCCTCGGATGCGGGCCACGAGACGAACGCCTGGAAGGCGCCCGGCACCACGTTCACGGTGCCGGGGGCCGAGGGCGCGACGGCGTCGATGCGGATCTTGACCGTCGACGTCGCGGTGCCCGCCTCGGCACCGGTGGCGGTGATGGTGAAGGTCGTCTTGTCGATCGCGTCGCCCGTCGGGGTTCCGCTGATCACGCCGGTGCTCGCGTCGAGCGACAGTCCGGCGGGCAGGGAGGGCACCACGGTGTAGGCGACGTCACCGGCGAAGCCGGTCGCGGTCAGCGCCGACGTCGGCTCGATGGCCTGCCCGTGCACGGCGGCGAGCGGCTGATCGGACGGAGAGAGCCCCGCCACCACGATCCCGAACTGCTGCGACGCGGTGAACGTGCCGTCGCTCGCGATGAGCGTGAACACGGTGCGCTCGATCGCCTCACGCGGCGTTCCGAAGATCACGCCGGTGGCGGCGTCCAGCGTGAGGCCGTTCGGCAGCGCCGGCTCGACCGAGTAGGCGACGGAGCCCGGGAAGCCGGATGCGGTGGGGGCCGGCGTCGCATCGATGGCCGTTCCGCGCGTCGCCTGGACGATGGACGTGGCCAGCGCGAGGGCGGGCTTGATGGCCACCGAGATCGTCGCCGTCGCCGTGGCGTCGCCATCCGTTCCGGTGATCGTGTACTCCGTCGCCGCCTGCGCGGTCGTCGGCGTGCCGCTCAGAACGCCCGTGGAGCCGTTGAAGGTCAGTCCCTGGGGTACGGCCGGGGCGATCGTGTACGTCACCGTGCCCTCGAAGTTCTCCGCCGTCAACGCGGAGGATGCGGGCATCGCCCTGCCGACGGTAGCGTTCAGCGTCTGGGTCGCGGGCGAGATCTCGGGCCGTGCGACGAGCGAGATGACGGACACAGTGCTGGTGTTCTGGCTCCCGACATACGCGGTCGTGCTGTCGGGCGACACGGCGAGCTCGTAGGGGCCGGAACCGACGAAGACGGTGGCTCGCGTGTCGGTGTCGGCGGTGTCGATGACGGTCACGGTCGACGCGACGTAGCTGGCCACGAGCACGTGAGCCCCGTCCGGCGTCACCGCGACGCCGTAGGGCAGCCGGCCCACGGTGAGGTCCGCGGTCTTCGTCAACGCGACGGTGTCGATGACGCTCAGGGTGTCGGTGCCGCCGTTGGTGACGTAGGCGCGGGTGTTGTCGGGGGAGATCGCGACGCGGCGGGGGCCGTCTCCCACGGGGATCCGCGCGATCTCCTGCTGCGAGGCGAGATCGACGACGGAGAGGTCCTCGGACTCGTGGTTCACGACGTACAGCCGCTTGCCGTCGGGAGAGACGGTGACGCCCCAGGGCAGGGAGCCGGTGAGCGTCGGAACCGTGCCGATCTGCGCGTTCGTCGCGGTGTCGATGACCGAGACCGAGCCGCCGTTGGCCGTGTACACCCGTGAACCGTCGGGCGAGATGGCGATGCCACGGGGGCTGTAGCCCGTGTAGCCGGTCACGTTGCCGATCAGCGTGTTGTCGACGAGGTCGAAGACCTTGATGGCGCCGCCGCTCCAGTCGGCGGTGTAGGCGCGAGTGCGATCGGGGGTGACGACGATACCCATCATCGCCGCGCCACCGGCGATGGTGGTCTGCAGCTTCTGCTCAGCGGTGTCGATGATCGACACGCCCTGCGACGCGTAGCTCGCGGTGTAGACGCGCGACCCGTCGGCCGAGATGGTGAGCGCAGTCGGCGTCGAGCCGACGGCGATGGTGGCCGTCACCTCGGGGGCGAGCCCCGCGGCGTACGCCGGAGTCGCCGCGAGCGCGGCGGATGCGGCCAGAGCTGCCGTCGTGACGCCGGCCGCGACGCGCCGCCATGCGCGGCGCCGAGGGGCGCGCGCGAGCACGCCGGGAAGGGGTGTATCAGTCATTGGAGCCTCTCGATCCCGGGCGCGCGTGTAGGAAGAGAAGTGCGCGCAGGGTGTCTTCCGACACTACGAGCGAGTTGCTCCGCGTCCGTCACCGGCGGCGAGGCATCGCGTAGAACTGCTCAGTCCACCCGCTGTCCACCTGCGGTTCACCGTGCCGCACGATCGCCGACGTCTGCACGACCGATCGCCCACGGCATGCCTCAGCATCCACACGGAGTCCCACCCGCACCACCGATCGTGCAGACGTCGCCGCATGGCTGCAAACCTGCCCGGACCCGACGGGCCACACTTCTCCGCATCCGCCACAGTCATTGCCTGGCGCACCTGCGCAAACGCGTCGCATCTGCGCACGTGCGACGCAATTCGGGCACCCGAGAGGGGTGCCCCCGACGCAGCACCTACCCGACGAGCGGGCCCCCGAGCTTCCAGTACCCGAGGAACGAGACACGATCCTTCGGCACCCCGCGCTCGGCGGTGAGGTGGCGACGGATGCGGGTGACGGCCCCCGCCTCGCCTGCCAGCCACACGTACTCGGCGTCCGCCACCGCCGTCTCCCGCACGGCCGCCTCGAGCGCCTCGCCGGCGACCGCCGCGCGCGGCACGAGCCGCACCTGCGCGCCGGCCGGCGCCTCGGCGCTCACGATGTCGTCGCGCACGTCCGCCGCCTCCAGCAGCACGTCCGCGCGGCCTCCCTCGGGCAGGGTGCGCAGGATGTTGGCGATCGCCGGGAAGGCGGTCTCGTCACCCGCCAGCAGCCACCGCGTGGCCCCGGGAGGCGGCTGCCAGTGCAGACCGTAGCCGGTCCATCCGTTGCGCCGGTCGGGTCCGGTGATCCACAGGCGCTCCCCCGGCGCCACTCGCGCAGCCCACGCGGATGCGGGACCGGGCGGCTCGTGCAGCAGCACATCCACGTCGATCTCGCCCTGCTCCGGTCGGATCGCCGACGGCGTGTACGTCCGCAGCACGTTGCGCTCGGCCTCGGGCAGCGCCTTCCAACGGGCGTACCACTGGGACGGATGCGGGGTGGGCTCCGCCATGAGACCGAAGTCGGCGAGTCCCCCGTCCGGCAGCGGCAGCACGAGTTTGATCCGCTGATCCAGGCCCCACGGGGCGAAGTCGCGGAGCTCGGGCGCTCGGAGCGTGAGCCGCCGCCACGCCGGCGTGATCGCGCGCGCCTCGGCCACGGTCACGGCGAAGGCGCTGTACTCCCAGGGCCGCATCATGCACCCCCGAGCGGCACGACGAGGGGTCCGCCGGTCACCGGGTCGGCGATCACCATGTTGGGCAGGCCGAAGACCTGCTCGACCCGCTCACTGGTCACGACCTCGGCGGGCGTCCCCTCGGCGACGATGGCGCCGTCGCGCATGGCGACGATGTGGCTGGCGTAGCGGGCGGCGTGGTTCAGATCGTGCAGCACGGCGACGATCGTGCGCCCCGCGCGGTTCAGCCGCCCGAAGAGCTCCATGAGCTCCACCTGATGCGCGATGTCGAGGAAGGTGGTGGGCTCGTCGAGCAGCAGCAGGTCCGTCTGCTGCGCGAGCACCATCGCGACCCAGACCCGCTGGCGCTGCCCGCCCGAGAGCTCGTCGACCGGGCGCGGGGCGAGCTCGCGGGTACCCGTCGCGTCGAGCGCCTCGTCGACCGCGCGCTCGTCCGCATCCGACCACCGCCGGATGAGGCCCTGATGCGGGTAGCGTCCGCGGGCGACGAGGTCGGCGACCGTGATCCCCTCCGGGGCGATCGCGGTCTGCGGGAGGAGCCCCAGCCGCCGGGCGACCTCTTTCGCGGGGTAGGCGGAGATCGCCCTCCCGTCGAGCACGACGCTTCCGGACTGCGGCGCGAGCAGGCGCGAGAGCCCCCGCAGCAGCGTTGACTTGCCGCACGCGTTGGGGCCGATGATCACCGTGAACGAGCCGTCGGGAATGCTCACGGTGAGATCGGACAGCACCGTCCGGCGGTCGTACGCGAGACTCACCCTGTCGGCTGTGAGGCGAGGGTCGGACGGATGCGGGGACTCAGGCACGGCGACGGATCTCCTGGATGATCGTGACGACGAGGTAGATGCCGCCCAGTGTGACGGTGACGACACCGGCGGGCACCACGACGGGAAGCAGATGCTGCGCCATCACGTCGGAGGCGAGCAGCAGCAGCGCGCCGACGAGGGCGGCGAGCGTCAGAGAGAGGTAAGGCGTGCGCGCGAGACGCCGCGCGATCTGCGGCGCCGCGAGCGCGATGAAGGCGATGGGGCCGACCACGGCGGTGGCGATCGAGACGAGGCCGACTCCCAGCAGAAGTGCCGCGCTGCGCACGAGGGCGGGGCGCGCCCCGGTCGCGGCGGCGACGTCGTCGCCGAGGTCGAGCTGGCGCAGACGGGGCACGAGCACCGCGGCGCCGACGAGCAGCGGCACGGCGCAGGCGAGCGCGCCGCCGAGCGGCGCGGCGGTGATGCCGTTCAGCGAGCCGGCTCCCCAGGCGGACGCGAACATCGCGGTCTCGAGCTCGACCTGCAGCAGCATCCACGTGTTGAGCGAGGCGAGCATGGCCGAGATGCCGATGCCGATCACGATGAGCCGGAAGCCCTGCACGCCGCCGCGTCGGGCGAGCCCGCCGATCACGAGCGCGACGCTCACGCCGCCGACGACGGCACCGATGGTCAGCGCGGGCCAGCTGCTCGAGACGAGGGTCAGGGTGAGCAGCATGCCGGCGAACGCGCCGTTGGACAGGCCCAGGATGTCGGGGCTCGCGAGCGGATTGCGTGTGACGGTCTGGAAGAGCGCGCCGCTGACGGCGAGCAGCGCCCCGAGCGCGACGGCCGCGAGCGTGCGCGGCAGCCGCCACTCGAGCACGACGGTGCGATCCAGTTCCGTCCCGCCGCCCGCGAACGCGGTGAGCACCTGCGCGGGATCGAGCGCGTACGAGCCGAGACCGACCGAGACGACGGCGAGCAGGGTCACGGCCGCGGCGAGCGCGATCCCCACGACCACGCTCCGCGCGCGCAGGCGGATGCGGTATCCCCCGAATCCGGCCTCGAACCGGCGGTAGCCGGCATCCGTGAGCGCACTCATCCGAGCCCGCTCACGCGGCGGCGCATCGCCAGAGCGATGAGCACGGGAGCGCCGACGAAGGCGGTGACGATGCCCGCGGGCATCTCGGCGGGGGCGATGAGCACGCGCCCGAGCACGTCGGCGGCGAGCACGACAACGGGTGCGAGCACGACCGAGACGCCGAGGATGACGCGCTGGTCGACGCCGAACACCCACCGTGCGACGTGGGGCACCATGAGCCCGACGAACGCGATCGGTCCGACGAGCGCCGTGGCCGAGCCCGCGAGGAGCGTGACGGCGATGACCACGAAGACACGGATGCGGCGTACGTTCGCTCCGTGGGACCGGGCCACGTCGTCGCCGAGGGCCAGCGCGTTGAGCCCCGGCGCGACGGCGAACGCGATGACCAGTCCCACCCCGATGAAGGGGACGATCGCGACGAGCGCGTCGGCTCCGGCGCCGAGCAGGCTCCCGGCGTGCCAGCTGCGCATGGCGTCGAAGGCATCGGGATTGCTGAGCGTCATCCCGGTGACGAGCCCCGAGAACACGGCGCCCAGCGCGACGCCGGCCAGGGTGAGGCGGATCGGGTCGGCGCCCCCGCGTCCCGACGATCCGATGACGTACACGCCCAGCGTCACGACGAGCGCCCCGGCGAAGGCCAGCCAGACGAAGGATGCGGGATCGCGCATCCCGAGGAACGCCACGCCGAGCGCGACGGCGAACGCCGCCCCCGCGTTGACGCCGAGGATGCCGGGGTCGGCGAGCGGGTTGCGCGTGAAGGCCTGGATCAGAGCCCCTGCCACGCCGAGAGCCGCCCCCGCGGCGAGGCCGGCGAGGGTGCGCGGCACCCGCAGCTGCCACACGATGTACTGCGACTCGGGGGTGCCGCCGCCGGCGAGGGTGTCGACGACGACGCGGGGTGACAGGGGGTTGGCCCCGAGTGCCAGCGACAGCAGGACGGCGGCGGCGAGGGCGCCCACGAGCGCGAACGCGCCCACGGCGACGCGCAGGCTTCGAGGCCGTGCGCGCCGCCGTGAGCGGGCTGCGAGAGTGAGGGTCACCGAGCGTTCGAGAGGTACTTCTCGATGTCGTCGAGCACCTTCATCGCGCCCTTGGGACCGACGCCGGAGACCCAGTAGCTGGTGTCGACGAGCGTGACGTCGGGGAACTCCGCGGCGTTCTGCGCGATGGCGGCGGGGATGAGCGAGGTGTCGGCGACGTCGGTGGCGGTCACGAACACGTGGTCGGCCTTAGCCTGCAGGATGTTCTCCGGCGAGATGTCGGCCTGGATGCCGTCGGCCCAGTCCTGGTCGGGAATGGTGAAGCCGACGCACTCGAGCAGGCTGCCCGCGAAGGATGTGGGACCGTACAGGCTCAGCGTCGTCTCGTCGCGGGGACGGATCAGCTGCGCGGTCTGGCCGTCGACGGCGTGCTCCTTGCCGATCTCGTCGCAGCGCGCGTCGACGTCGC is drawn from Microbacterium binotii and contains these coding sequences:
- a CDS encoding putative Ig domain-containing protein, with protein sequence MTDTPLPGVLARAPRRRAWRRVAAGVTTAALAASAALAATPAYAAGLAPEVTATIAVGSTPTALTISADGSRVYTASYASQGVSIIDTAEQKLQTTIAGGAAMMGIVVTPDRTRAYTADWSGGAIKVFDLVDNTLIGNVTGYTGYSPRGIAISPDGSRVYTANGGSVSVIDTATNAQIGTVPTLTGSLPWGVTVSPDGKRLYVVNHESEDLSVVDLASQQEIARIPVGDGPRRVAISPDNTRAYVTNGGTDTLSVIDTVALTKTADLTVGRLPYGVAVTPDGAHVLVASYVASTVTVIDTADTDTRATVFVGSGPYELAVSPDSTTAYVGSQNTSTVSVISLVARPEISPATQTLNATVGRAMPASSALTAENFEGTVTYTIAPAVPQGLTFNGSTGVLSGTPTTAQAATEYTITGTDGDATATATISVAIKPALALATSIVQATRGTAIDATPAPTASGFPGSVAYSVEPALPNGLTLDAATGVIFGTPREAIERTVFTLIASDGTFTASQQFGIVVAGLSPSDQPLAAVHGQAIEPTSALTATGFAGDVAYTVVPSLPAGLSLDASTGVISGTPTGDAIDKTTFTITATGAEAGTATSTVKIRIDAVAPSAPGTVNVVPGAFQAFVSWPASEDDGGAGPVSYTVTAVPSGQSCTTTETSCVITGLPAGAMTFSVVASTSVGSAEPAVSASASVLSSAAPETVPAATAGTSVRFVDASGNLVSSVTPGQKVTVEASGFLGGSNVQAFAYSTPTLLGAAVTDADGTASFPVTVPTDLAPGEHTLVAIGFGLDGSTAVATSALVVAAPGAPVTASLPATGVNPLPWALLASGLLAVGALVLLVSRTRRRA
- a CDS encoding siderophore-interacting protein, giving the protein MMRPWEYSAFAVTVAEARAITPAWRRLTLRAPELRDFAPWGLDQRIKLVLPLPDGGLADFGLMAEPTPHPSQWYARWKALPEAERNVLRTYTPSAIRPEQGEIDVDVLLHEPPGPASAWAARVAPGERLWITGPDRRNGWTGYGLHWQPPPGATRWLLAGDETAFPAIANILRTLPEGGRADVLLEAADVRDDIVSAEAPAGAQVRLVPRAAVAGEALEAAVRETAVADAEYVWLAGEAGAVTRIRRHLTAERGVPKDRVSFLGYWKLGGPLVG
- a CDS encoding ABC transporter ATP-binding protein: MPESPHPSDPRLTADRVSLAYDRRTVLSDLTVSIPDGSFTVIIGPNACGKSTLLRGLSRLLAPQSGSVVLDGRAISAYPAKEVARRLGLLPQTAIAPEGITVADLVARGRYPHQGLIRRWSDADERAVDEALDATGTRELAPRPVDELSGGQRQRVWVAMVLAQQTDLLLLDEPTTFLDIAHQVELMELFGRLNRAGRTIVAVLHDLNHAARYASHIVAMRDGAIVAEGTPAEVVTSERVEQVFGLPNMVIADPVTGGPLVVPLGGA
- a CDS encoding FecCD family ABC transporter permease, whose translation is MSALTDAGYRRFEAGFGGYRIRLRARSVVVGIALAAAVTLLAVVSVGLGSYALDPAQVLTAFAGGGTELDRTVVLEWRLPRTLAAVALGALLAVSGALFQTVTRNPLASPDILGLSNGAFAGMLLTLTLVSSSWPALTIGAVVGGVSVALVIGGLARRGGVQGFRLIVIGIGISAMLASLNTWMLLQVELETAMFASAWGAGSLNGITAAPLGGALACAVPLLVGAAVLVPRLRQLDLGDDVAAATGARPALVRSAALLLGVGLVSIATAVVGPIAFIALAAPQIARRLARTPYLSLTLAALVGALLLLASDVMAQHLLPVVVPAGVVTVTLGGIYLVVTIIQEIRRRA
- a CDS encoding FecCD family ABC transporter permease, producing the protein MTLTLAARSRRRARPRSLRVAVGAFALVGALAAAVLLSLALGANPLSPRVVVDTLAGGGTPESQYIVWQLRVPRTLAGLAAGAALGVAGALIQAFTRNPLADPGILGVNAGAAFAVALGVAFLGMRDPASFVWLAFAGALVVTLGVYVIGSSGRGGADPIRLTLAGVALGAVFSGLVTGMTLSNPDAFDAMRSWHAGSLLGAGADALVAIVPFIGVGLVIAFAVAPGLNALALGDDVARSHGANVRRIRVFVVIAVTLLAGSATALVGPIAFVGLMVPHVARWVFGVDQRVILGVSVVLAPVVVLAADVLGRVLIAPAEMPAGIVTAFVGAPVLIALAMRRRVSGLG